The Plasmodium vivax chromosome 12, whole genome shotgun sequence genomic interval GGTATACTaaaatgagggggaaaaatggccAAGTAAAAATGGCGATGTGGCAACGGCGAGGGGGAAGCCATAACGCCACCCAGTTGATGGCGACACTTAGGCAGCGACCCACCTTTCGGAGTTTAGCATGGCGAGTTATTTTACCGCTTCTATTCAGCGCAGAGCTGCGCAGTTATCGCTGATTACCCGTTCGgtagaaaaattgaaaaaaggcCTCCcaccatttttgtttccccccagaggcttcatttttgccgtGAGGCATTTTGCATGTGAAAgggtggcaaaaaaggggcaattttttcgcTCGCCATGGTGCCATTACGAACAGTCCCTTGTCGAATCGGGCGAGGGAGCAGAAATAATGCCACACGGGAAtttaagaaggaaaaatacacGGTGCATCCGTTTCACCGTTCGGGGATGTGCTGCTTACATGTGCAAGCGCGGAAGTTACACTCGTATGGGTTCTTTTATGTGTACAATgggcccaaaaaaaaaagaaaaagaaccGCATGGACAGCAGCCACACAGTTGAAGTGTTCCCGTAGCTCTTTATTCCTACGGCGAGCTCGTGTATACCGCCGCGGACAGAGGTAGCCTCTCTCATGGGTGGGCGCTTCTTCCAATTTTGGCGTctacccccctttgccgAGTCTGCTGAGTGGAAATATTGCATGACGCGCCCAGCACGCCTGTCGCTACGTTATGGAGTGCCCCCAAGGGGTAGCCGACCCGGTCAGCATGTGTAAACGCCCACCAACGCTTCCAACACCTCGACGGCACTTCCAACACCCCGACGGCACTTCCAACACCCCGACGGCACTCCCTGCACCCCCTTCTCTACATATACTCGTCAACGAAGCGGCTGCCGCTCTTCGAGCTGCCCCAAAACTGAAACGAATCGGCGGTGCCCCCCGTGTGGAACAGATCACTGAGCATTCCCATTTCCAAAGCATGCTCATTCCGCGTACCGTCGTATGTAGAGAGGTCTCCCATTACCGGAATGTTGCCAGCAGGATGGCTAGTGTCCCCCCTAATTGTTATTCCTCCAATGTGGTCAGCATCTCCCATTGAAGCCGTGCCAGTGGAGTTCCAATTTTGATGAGTAGGTGCCCCCCTTGCATGCAGAAAATTTGCATCAAAAAAGTGGCAGGTGTTTTGGAGCTGGTTGGAATTCTCTACGCCGATCTCATCTGACATTTCGGGGTCATCCGTCAGGGTTCCACTGAGGGGTCCTCCTACTACGTTGGAAAATCTATCCTGTGTTGAATAGCCAAACGGAATTTTACTTAGCGAGTTACTCCTAGTGTCTGCACTCACGTAGTTTGAAGCAGCTGTGTAAGCTACAACTGGGGCGTTactcatttgggggggtggAGACAACTTGTCCTTATGCTTCTTTACGAAGTCCGTTTTTGCATCCCTGCCGCTTCCAATTTGGCAACTCCCATCATTGGTAATTCCCATttgatttttctttaaccTTCTGAGGAGTGCATCCCTCCATTCGTTTATGTGTTCACTAGGGAGATTGTTCCTTGGAGATGAGCAGCTTACCTGGTTGGGAGTTCTCTTAGCGTCTGCCATTTTGGATTCTCCTGTGGAGAGGTAGCTCTGCTGTTCCGCTACGGTGTAgcatgttttattttccctcttACATTTCTTACTGTGGAGACAATCACTCGGTGTAGTGCCTGCTTTACCATCATGTGAGCAGTTGGGGCTATGGGAAGATTTTTTGCGGATGGGGGAAGGTGCCTCTAACATGGGTCCCCCGGGGTGAGCACCCCTTTCGAATGTTGCCTTAACCGCCCCGTTTGTGTCCACCCCCCCGGGGTCCCTCTTCTTTGCGCGGTTATTATTACTACTACTGTTACTACTaatctgcttcttcttcccggAGGTGGAAAAGTGCTTACTAGTGAGGAGGTGCCTGCTCCTCAACTCTTTGAGTGCCTTGATGGTAACCTTAACGCCACTACTCTTCAGCATAGCGATCCATTCCCGTTTATACCCATTCCGTTCGCAGGCCAGAAGGCAATACTTCTCGGCCACATTCCATACGCCCAAAATGTGGGCAGCCCTGTAAAGGTCCCTTATTTTCATATCCCCGAAGGTGGACCTCGATGTAGGGAACAACCCATTGGATGATAAAAGCTCATCACATTTCTTCACGTCTGTCATTCTTTTTTGGTGTAGCGCCTTTCGTAGTATGGCCCTCCCATAGGTTCCTATGGGGATGTCAAACCCTGGGTACCACTCGATTAGATAGCTGTTTTGGGATTTCTTCTGGAAGGTTTCGTTGGTACTCTTCTTCAAATCTTCAGGAGGTGCATTTTTGAAGCGGTGGGCCAGTCCTCCATCACAGTGCTCATCATGCGGATTAGGGACTCCTCCACAGTTGCCAACATTTGAGGGAACGTATTCCAACTGTTGGAtttgcagggggggaggcagatTCCTCCTTCCAGTGGCAGCACTCCCATCCTTGGTGAAGAAGTCGATGGGTAAGTTTGTCCTACTGGTTAAGTTGTCCTTGTAAAGGTCTCCCCCTAAATGGTGAGCGCTTTTGTTAATCGCTTCGATTTTTTTAGGACAAGTGCCACTCGGGCTATTTGGTCCCAATTTGAGTCTCCCCTGTTGGTTGtaactcccccccttttgctgccCTACACATGTGAGTCCCCCCTGTTGGTCGtaactcccccccttttgctgccCGACACTTTTGAGCCCCCTCTGTTGGTCgtaacttccccccttttgctgccCTACACATGTGAGTCCCCCCTGTTGGTCgtaacttccccccttttgctgccCTACACATGTGAGTCCCCCCTGTTGGTTGtacctttcccccttttgctccCCTCCAGTTCCTCCTTCCACACACTGCGTCCTCTTATTCACTTGCTCCCAATCGGCGAGACGGATGCACCTCTTTCTCGAGCTGGGGTGGTCCCCCTTACGTAAGTAGTCTAATCCACCATCATCGTAGCGGTAACATTCTTTGTGGTCTCTCAGAGGGGAGTCACCCTCGCGGGGCTTCCCCAATTGAGATTTCCCATTTAGACCTCCAACCGAGATGGCCACTCCGTTtcggcttccccccctttgactGTCCGGTAAGCGTctcattttgcaattcccCTCCAACTGGAGAATACCATTTCGAGGTGGATCCCCTAAATGTGTTTGCTCAGATGGGGAGAAGTCCTTTTCAGTCGCTTTCGAGGTTTCTTCATTGGGACATACTGAATGGGTGAAGCAGTCCCACTTGAGATGGTTACCCCAAAGGGCTTCACCTTTGGTGTTCCTTATATCCGCACTATTAAAATGGGTTATCTGTTGGTTGCCCTTTCCAGCAGTGGTGTTGTTCGTCTCCAATTTGCTTCGTCCCTTTTTGGGTCTCCTCTTATCAGTCGAATGGCTTCCACTGGAAAGGTTGCGGTTGACCACCTCTTTATCACTCAGACAGCTTTGCATTTTAGATTTTCTTTCCCTTGGCAGGGGGTCCTTCGTGTGGGGGCAGTCCACTTGGGGATCCTCCTGTTTGTGGGCGTCTCTTTGTTCAGGTGTGCAGGTGAACGGGGTGTCGCTTTTGTCGcttctgttcattttgctgccTTTGCTGCCTCCATTTTTGACCCTTTTGCGGGAGAGGGGAAGCTCCTCAGCTGTGGAGTCCCTACCAGGTGGAAGGAACCCACTGGGGGGAGCACACCTGGTAAGTCGATTCTCAGATAAAGAGTTATCCTTCACTGGTGGTAGCATTCCACGTTGCTTCCCCCACGCAGTTGTTTCCTTCGTGTGCGTAAAtggctcctcctttttgtccACCAACCGTTTGGTGTAAATGCTCTTCAGCTGCGTCTTGCTCTCAAATCTGTTACTGCTCATTTCGTTTGATATGCTTGATATGTTTACCATTGGGGGGTCGTTTTCCACGAGGGTGGGGGGTGGAAGGTCGCCCTTGAGAGAGTTCCCATCACTGGAGTGGCTCGTTTTCATCCCCCTTCTGCCTCGTTCCCCTCGTCTTGGCCGGCCAACACGCGCACGGCTAGAAGACAACCTGGAGGAGGACTCCCTACTGGAAGCCGCACAGGAATGTCCACTTCTGCTCCTCATGCTgtcatatttatttgcatcaACTAAGGACACGATGTTGGCggataaattttttctacatcTGAATATGGGTGTTTCGTTTATGCAAGAGGTTGTGTAACTTCTCTTCTGAGCATTTCCACTGCTACGTATGATTCTTCTTTCCCGGGGGGATGGCAGCTCATTTGTGAGCGTCCGTTTGTGAAGAGGGGTACTCCTCAATGTGCATGTCGAGTCACTAGTAAGGGAGAAGTTCCTAAGGGGTTGTTTCTCACCCTCTGTAAATACAAAACCGATGTGGATCCCCTCGTTTAAGGTTATAATGTTTTTCTCTGAATGGACGTGATCTTCTTCCACATTCTTTAGGGAGCCCTCTCCACAGTGACGTTCATCTGTGTTTGTTCCGCTACGCATTCCTTCTTGCCTATTTTTGGCTATGCCTCTCTTGGGGGGTTTCTCCTCCCAAAAGGGTCTCCTTTTGCTCCAGTAGACTTTCGGTTTAAGCGCAAACTTTTGTTTGTTCTCCAATTGGGGGGTCTCCAAAAGGATGGGATTCGTTCCTCCACCTATGACTCCCCTTTCGCATGAACGTGTTGCCTGATCGAAGGGGTCACTCGATGCTTTGCCCCCCAGTGTGCCGCTTCCCTCACGGGGGGtattctccattttgttatcTTCTCCTTTTAGCGACTTTTCGAGCGGCGGTCCACGCGGGTAGCTATTACACTGCGAATGAGCTATACTTAGGTAACCTCTTTCCGGATGGTGTACGCGCGCACCACGGGGCGATAACACTCTGCCATGGGGGGAGCCCCCCCTCCTATCACCTAAGTTGCTACCCCATCCGCGTTGGTAATCCCGCCCCACAGCACACAACCGTTCGTTATGGTAAATACTCAATTTGTCTTCCTCTACCTGTGCATGCCTCAAATGCAGCTGTGGGGCCTTTTCGCTCCACTTGGATTGGCTACACATACCCCCTTGTTCGGGTTCGCCCAGGGGTAGCGGTCGTGCTACGTTCTTCACGGAGAAGTGGGTCCCCCCCTCCTGGATGTCCTTCGCGTGGTCACTATATCTCTTCTCCATGCTGCTATTCTGCGTACTGCTATTTTGCGTACTTCTGTCCTCCATACTGCTATTCCCCCTGTCTCCTTCCTGGTGTGTTTTTTTGAACTGCTCCGACGAGACGGAACCGGCTTTACGCTCGTCACTGCAAAGGTCATCAATGGGGTTAGCCTCGGACTTGGATGCGCTCGTGCACGTGGTGCCGCTGGTTATGTAAAACTTGTTCGTATGTTCGGTCCAGTGCTCATTGCGATGCTCCTTCCAGTGCTCATTTCGATGCTCCTTTCCACCCTCCTTCCCGTCTGTTACTCCTACATAAAGGGGATCAATGCCATTAGGATGACCCATATGGGATGCGTTCATGCCATTTGGAGTTCCCTCTTCGGAAAAATACATTCCACagcttttttgcaaattgcTAAAACTCGCATCACTCTCGCTGCAGGAACACCATTTCGTAGTCCCCCCTGCTGAGCCAGCCCGATGAGGTTTCTCCATCTCTGTCTCGTTGTTCTCTCCGCGGTTGTGCGTGAACCCATTTTGGTAATTCAAAAGAGAGTGGTATTCGTTGAGGCACTTGTATTTGACCCTACCCAAATTGACAACGAGTTGGCCATTGCCATTCTTTGCGGCGTTATTTCTTTCGCGGTGTGTCTGTACATGTTTAGGGGAAAGACGTGTGTACTCTTGGCCTTCAGTTTGGTCTTCTTCACGTTTATCAtccgtttttccccctgtgaAGCTTCCACTTCGGTAGAGCACCTTcatcgcttttttttttgcacaaaaggTACTTCTCCAACGGCTGGTTGTTGAGAAGCgcgcttcatttttgcacttGTCTCTGAGCCTTTTTCTCATCAGTTTGTAAAGCTCCATATCGCCATAGGACACAATTTGAACCCATTGGTTGGGTGGAACAAACTGCGAGTGCCTGTGAACCCCTTCCGACTTGGTTGATTTGTCATCTCGGTTTTCTTCCAACTGGTCAGTCTGTCTTTTtcgcaaaaggaaaagttcGCTAACGCCTTTTGTACCATCGGGGGAGAGTAGAATGTCTATGCCGCTGCTCCCACAACTGCTGAAATGTAGATGTAtcctttttaagaatttccccttttcgtcACGTGACATTTGGGGATTCCTTAGCAGAATCTTCTTCTCTTTGGGGATCCTTCTAATCGATTGCTTCTGCCCATCACTATGGTTGGGTTTAAGaacatttccccttttttgggaattttttcctgccctggaattccccccccctatgTTGAAATATTTGCGGAGGATACTTTTAGACTTAAAGGGAAAGCCATTTTCGCCTCTTCTGCCTCTTCTGCCTCTTCTACCTCTTTTCCGAAACTGAGCGAACTCCGCTTTGGGGGGAGTTGCCAACGTACGTGTGTACTTCTCAACGGAGTTCAGATGatttttgataatttttttaaaaagagcaTTTTTGCCATATCGGTTTTTCTCTCCGTTGGCAAAATAttcccttttaatttttttaaaattggataatttgcaaatttgggTAAGTACAGGCAAATTTGAAAACTTATCGAATGAGTCAAAGTGGTATTTTGCACCAAAATACATTTGAGCTTCACTCGCAAAAAAGCTGTTCATATATTCACAATAGTcattacacaaaaaagagtTGTTATTATCAtactgaaaaaaattacaaaactgttccatttcgttttttacatttccatTGTTTATCATGTGGGTGTATCTTTcatcatcaattttttgacGTGTCTTTTGCTGCGGAAAGCTTCTTCCATTTAGTACATTTGGGGTTTGTACTTTATggccatttttaaattggaCGTGGTTTGCTGTTGCTGCCTCCACGCAGTTTGATCGTTTTTTCTCACAAAGTTTGGAGCAATATGTATCAGGCGAGAAGACCTCAGTTGGGGAGGCGGACATCATTTGAGTAGAACGATGTCTGCCTGTGTTTAATCCTTTTGGCGCTGCTTTAAGGCCATTCCCATGGCTATAAAATCCGGCATGAACGTTCATGCGGCAAATTTGCAAGTATGTTGCTTCTCGCAGTTCTCAATTATCTTTCTCatgaaagataaaaattaaagcagtTATCAAATAGGGTGTACACGTTATAATTCCACAATGTGGGtggaaattataaacatttaaaaagcaaaacgaaattatttatgtatatgtatatatatatgtatattttttttttttttctcaaaactGGAAATTcatagaatatttttacctgaacagtgcaggcaaaaaaaaaaaaaaaaaaaacaagacGTATATGACACAATTTGCAATTGTTTTGTTTAAAACGCGTTCTACAGAAATGCCATTTGGGGAATTTTCCAAaagtgaataattttttcaattttgggAATTTCCTCCCAAGTGGAGGGTATGCCATGCCAGTGGCTTGCGCGCCGCAGGTTTTTCTTTCTCACCATGGGTATGCCTACATGTATATttgcatttatatttatatctaCATTTacgcatatatgtaaatatacgCGCATACACGCGTTCGACACTTAACGCATTTCAGTGTACGTACACGCACCAACGGATGAGCGaggctaaaaaaaatggcgaaaccAAATGAGAGCACATTTTGCAGGATGGACAGCGCCGTTGCACGGGCGGCTTGTGTACACCTCATCGGAATTTCCACGCCTTAAACGTTTGTGAAAATAGGCTCATGCGAGTATGTTCAATTGTATGTATGAGAAAAATTGCTTTCCTCCCAAAAATGAGCGAACGTATCCCTTTATATTTTACCCCTAAgattaatctttttttttttttttttttttttttttccctctaatgaacaaaaattgtCTTTCCTGTGTTCGCAATGTGTACCCTTTGTTTACTGGTGTGATTTTCGCCCACCCGTCATTTTATTCACCATAGTTACGTTCCGTTTCGCATCCtcttattcattttatctttggccattttgttaGCCATCCGTCTGCCCCCACTTGCGTACCAGCCTTTACAGCTtccacaaaaatgaataaagcgcagttcctttttctgctttcGCTCATTTCGCTACTCTGGAAAGGTGCAGACATAAAATGCTCAGCCCTCACTGGGGCTGCTCCCGAAGGCCCCAGTTTCGCCCAAACGAAGGTACAAAACGCGCCTACCTTGCTAGTTGGGcacattttgtatttctctATAGTATGCCTCACCTAACGGTTGCCGCTTTTAGTGAACAGTTTTTTAACTTTCCCGTGTGTCATTTttcgggggaaaaaatttttttggacGAAATTTCCGCTTCTGCTCAAAATGTAGAGGCAGCGGCGGAACAGCATAGAGAATTTTTTCGTGATGTTGAAGTGCCGCCTGTGGATTGTTCGCAAAATCATGGGGCAATTTTATTGGGCGTACTAATTGAGCTTATTCGTTGTGCAAATTTATTGGGATTATTCATTATGCAACTTTCCCCCCCGTTAGGCCCAAAgcgcggaaaaaaatatgcccgAATTGTTCAGCTTATTTTCCGCAAAACCGAAATCAGCGCAGCCAATGTTTAACTTTTTTCTGGAGGAAAATCGAAATGTAAAAAGAGGGAACGACTGCTCCACATGTGAACTGTTGTGCATGAAGTTTTAGCGTATTATATATGCAGCTATGTTGCGTACTTTTAGAGataatttttgaagaaaattaagAGCTAGCAGTTGTACTTGTGTGTGGGGGAATAATCTACTGTTCTTTGAGCGTGTTCCCCGTTCGCTGCCCCTTtgctaactttttttttttttttttttttttttttgccatttcagT includes:
- a CDS encoding hypothetical protein (encoded by transcript PVX_117365A), with amino-acid sequence MNVHAGFYSHGNGLKAAPKGLNTGRHRSTQMMSASPTEVFSPDTYCSKLCEKKRSNCVEAATANHVQFKNGHKVQTPNVLNGRSFPQQKTRQKIDDERYTHMINNGNVKNEMEQFCNFFQYDNNNSFLCNDYCEYMNSFFASEAQMYFGAKYHFDSFDKFSNLPVLTQICKLSNFKKIKREYFANGEKNRYGKNALFKKIIKNHLNSVEKYTRTLATPPKAEFAQFRKRGRRGRRGRRGENGFPFKSKSILRKYFNIGGGNSRAGKNSQKRGNVLKPNHSDGQKQSIRRIPKEKKILLRNPQMSRDEKGKFLKRIHLHFSSCGSSGIDILLSPDGTKGVSELFLLRKRQTDQLEENRDDKSTKSEGVHRHSQFVPPNQWVQIVSYGDMELYKLMRKRLRDKCKNEARFSTTSRWRSTFCAKKKAMKVLYRSGSFTGGKTDDKREEDQTEGQEYTRLSPKHVQTHRERNNAAKNGNGQLVVNLGRVKYKCLNEYHSLLNYQNGFTHNRGENNETEMEKPHRAGSAGGTTKWCSCSESDASFSNLQKSCGMYFSEEGTPNGMNASHMGHPNGIDPLYVGVTDGKEGGKEHRNEHWKEHRNEHWTEHTNKFYITSGTTCTSASKSEANPIDDLCSDERKAGSVSSEQFKKTHQEGDRGNSSMEDRSTQNSSTQNSSMEKRYSDHAKDIQEGGTHFSVKNVARPLPLGEPEQGGMCSQSKWSEKAPQLHLRHAQVEEDKLSIYHNERLCAVGRDYQRGWGSNLGDRRGGSPHGRVLSPRGARVHHPERGYLSIAHSQCNSYPRGPPLEKSLKGEDNKMENTPREGSGTLGGKASSDPFDQATRSCERGVIGGGTNPILLETPQLENKQKFALKPKVYWSKRRPFWEEKPPKRGIAKNRQEGMRSGTNTDERHCGEGSLKNVEEDHVHSEKNIITLNEGIHIGFVFTEGEKQPLRNFSLTSDSTCTLRSTPLHKRTLTNELPSPRERRIIRSSGNAQKRSYTTSCINETPIFRCRKNLSANIVSLVDANKYDSMRSRSGHSCAASSRESSSRLSSSRARVGRPRRGERGRRGMKTSHSSDGNSLKGDLPPPTLVENDPPMVNISSISNEMSSNRFESKTQLKSIYTKRLVDKKEEPFTHTKETTAWGKQRGMLPPVKDNSLSENRLTRCAPPSGFLPPGRDSTAEELPLSRKRVKNGGSKGSKMNRSDKSDTPFTCTPEQRDAHKQEDPQVDCPHTKDPLPRERKSKMQSCLSDKEVVNRNLSSGSHSTDKRRPKKGRSKLETNNTTAGKGNQQITHFNSADIRNTKGEALWGNHLKWDCFTHSVCPNEETSKATEKDFSPSEQTHLGDPPRNGILQLEGNCKMRRLPDSQRGGSRNGVAISVGGLNGKSQLGKPREGDSPLRDHKECYRYDDGGLDYLRKGDHPSSRKRCIRLADWEQVNKRTQCVEGGTGGEQKGERYNQQGGLTCVGQQKGGSYDQQGGLTCVGQQKGGSYDQQRGLKSVGQQKGGSYDQQGGLTCVGQQKGGSYNQQGRLKLGPNSPSGTCPKKIEAINKSAHHLGGDLYKDNLTSRTNLPIDFFTKDGSAATGRRNLPPPLQIQQLEYVPSNVGNCGGVPNPHDEHCDGGLAHRFKNAPPEDLKKSTNETFQKKSQNSYLIEWYPGFDIPIGTYGRAILRKALHQKRMTDVKKCDELLSSNGLFPTSRSTFGDMKIRDLYRAAHILGVWNVAEKYCLLACERNGYKREWIAMLKSSGVKVTIKALKELRSRHLLTSKHFSTSGKKKQISSNSSSNNNRAKKRDPGGVDTNGAVKATFERGAHPGGPMLEAPSPIRKKSSHSPNCSHDGKAGTTPSDCLHSKKCKRENKTCYTVAEQQSYLSTGESKMADAKRTPNQVSCSSPRNNLPSEHINEWRDALLRRLKKNQMGITNDGSCQIGSGRDAKTDFVKKHKDKLSPPPQMSNAPVVAYTAASNYVSADTRSNSLSKIPFGYSTQDRFSNVVGGPLSGTLTDDPEMSDEIGVENSNQLQNTCHFFDANFLHARGAPTHQNWNSTGTASMGDADHIGGITIRGDTSHPAGNIPVMGDLSTYDGTRNEHALEMGMLSDLFHTGGTADSFQFWGSSKSGSRFVDEYM
- a CDS encoding hypothetical protein (encoded by transcript PVX_117370A) encodes the protein MNKAQFLFLLSLISLLWKGADIKCSALTGAAPEGPSFAQTKAQSAEKNMPELFSLFSAKPKSAQPMFNFFLEENRNLWLHRTKNNEANRNTRRRFSDFQELRQNDLSRFHELMGIQNEQMDMLKNAILSMEEV